The bacterium genome contains the following window.
TTGCCTTCGCATTCGGTTTGTATCGATCTGGCAACCAGTCACGGTTTTTATGCCATTACATTGGCCGAAAAGATGATTGCGCATCAAATGGACGGAATAATTTTAGCTGTCGATTTTTCAAAGAAAATGCTTACCCAGGCTGTTAGTCAAGCCCAATCAGCAGGCGTTTCAGATAAAATTTTATGGATTCTTGCAGATGTTGAGTCCGCGATCTTTAGTGAAAATGTTGCATCCCGTATCAGTTGTGGTGGAAGTATGAACGAATACCGTCATGCTTCGAAAGTTCTCGGCAACACACATACATGGCTGAACGATAGCGGTCTGTTTTTTGTGATGAATTTGTTTGCTAGAAATAGCTTTTTGAGTGCGATTCTTAATATTATCCATCGAATCAGCGGATTAAATTTTTTCACGTTTCAGCGATGGAATGAATTCTTTGTTGGAAACCAATTTGGAATCCATCGCCAAGAAGCGAAAGGAGTCGTCATGTTTACATTACTTAAAAAATGAGTTCAATAGCATGGCAAGCAGCATTGGAAAAAGAAATGGATGCTGCTCAAAAAGCTTGGTCTGAAAAAAACGACGGTCGAGCCAGAACATGTGTACGCCGTGCGGTCGGCATTATTTTGCTCGAGTACAATCATTCAATAAATCAAGAAGCCATACCGGGCAAAACGGCCTTAGACCGGCTTCGACATGTTTCCACCGACTACTTTTTCCCAGAAGAAATCCGCAAAGCAGCAACCCGCCTAACTACGAATGTTAATCAACGCCTCACTGCCAATTTCACTTTCCATCCAATTAATGATGCCAACATTATAATTCGTTTTTTTCAAAGTGAGATCGCAAAATTTGATCGTTGAAGTGGTACAAGAATAAACTTCTGACAATTTTAGTTTTATCTTTTTTATTCGTGTTCACTGCAAGAAAAAACTTTCATCTGCCATTTTAATATTTCCATAACAAATAAAAACAAAATGCTAATAATTGACTCAGTATGAAGTTTTATAGTTTAAACACAATAAAAACAATATATAAAATTACATTTACCAATCATCATAAGGCCGGTACAGTGCTTGCTATAAAACATTTCGTTACATTAGTCACAAACAGAATGGATGATTAGATAAATGAAAGCGTTTATATTAGCAGCAGGACAAGGTAGCCGATTATTGCCGTTAACTCAAGAAACGCCTAAGACGTTACTGAATATCAATGGGACCAGCATCTTAGAATATCAACTTGTTACCCTTGCAAGTTGTGGATTTAAAGAAGTTGTTATTATCGGCGGTTTTCGTGTTGACAAACTGCGTGAAGCCGCTCAACGTTTTGTGGCACTTCACGGTCTTGATCTTCACTTAAAAATTATTACCAATGCCGAATACGACATTACCAATAACCTTTATTCATTGTGGCTTGCCCGCGATGAAATGACTACGGATTTTATCGTCGTCAACGGCGATAATGTTTT
Protein-coding sequences here:
- a CDS encoding class I SAM-dependent methyltransferase, translated to MKKEIMTDIDYDIHPKTNAWLLTRAITLLRCTECHAQNFVIYRDDNMPLEVLSHCVVVCQACQTCFKYDKGILEMLQEKPSDLTLAQRTNFWHLVANRYQKNWRNWCMSLFCANKFSNEQEKEKLTDWLQMNSLPSHSVCIDLATSHGFYAITLAEKMIAHQMDGIILAVDFSKKMLTQAVSQAQSAGVSDKILWILADVESAIFSENVASRISCGGSMNEYRHASKVLGNTHTWLNDSGLFFVMNLFARNSFLSAILNIIHRISGLNFFTFQRWNEFFVGNQFGIHRQEAKGVVMFTLLKK